The Arthrobacter russicus genome has a segment encoding these proteins:
- a CDS encoding DNA repair helicase XPB — protein MTDPSAGGPLIVQSDKTVLLEVDHPDATDARHAIAAFAELERAPEHMHTYRLTPLGLWNARAAGLDAEQVLDTLLKYSRFPVPHSLLIDIEETMSRYGRLRLEKDEIHGLVMRTDDFPVLEEVIRAKKIGELLGPRIDPMTMVVHASQRGALKQLLLKIGWPAEDLAGYVDGTPHPIALDEAGWSLRPYQKLAVENFWAGGSGVVVLPCGAGKTLVGAAAMAVSNTTTLILVTNTVSARQWKQELLKRTSLTEAEIGEYSGAVKEVRPVTIATYQVLTMKRGGLHPHLELLDANDWGLIVYDEVHLLPAPVFRMTADLQARRRLGLTATLVREDGREGEVFSLIGPKRYDAPWKDIEAQGYIAPADCVEVRVDLPKDERMAYAMAEDADKYRLCATSLTKTDVVEELVAAHRDEQLLVIGQYIDQLDEIGERIGAPVIKGETPVKERQRLFDAFRAGEVHTLVVSKVANFSIDLPEASVAIQVSGSFGSRQEEAQRLGRLLRPKADGRSARFYTLVARDTIDQDFAAKRQRFLAEQGYAYRIMDVKDLPK, from the coding sequence ATGACTGACCCCTCCGCCGGCGGCCCGCTGATCGTGCAGAGCGACAAAACGGTACTCCTCGAAGTCGACCATCCGGACGCGACCGATGCCCGGCACGCGATTGCCGCATTCGCCGAACTGGAACGCGCCCCCGAGCACATGCACACCTACCGGCTGACCCCGTTGGGCCTGTGGAACGCGCGTGCTGCGGGTTTGGATGCGGAGCAGGTCTTGGACACCTTGCTGAAGTACTCCCGCTTCCCGGTGCCGCATTCGCTGTTGATCGACATCGAGGAAACCATGAGCCGCTACGGCAGGCTGCGCTTGGAAAAAGACGAAATCCACGGTCTGGTGATGCGCACCGATGATTTCCCGGTGCTCGAAGAAGTCATCCGGGCCAAAAAGATCGGCGAGCTGCTCGGCCCGCGGATCGATCCGATGACCATGGTCGTGCATGCTTCGCAGCGCGGAGCCTTGAAGCAGCTGCTGCTCAAGATCGGCTGGCCGGCCGAGGACCTGGCCGGATACGTGGACGGTACCCCGCATCCGATCGCACTCGATGAAGCCGGCTGGTCGCTGCGGCCCTACCAGAAGCTCGCGGTGGAGAATTTCTGGGCCGGCGGCTCCGGCGTCGTGGTGCTTCCCTGCGGAGCCGGGAAGACTTTGGTCGGTGCCGCCGCGATGGCGGTCAGCAACACCACTACCCTGATCCTGGTCACCAATACCGTCTCCGCACGGCAGTGGAAGCAGGAATTGCTCAAGCGCACCTCGCTCACCGAAGCCGAGATCGGCGAGTATTCCGGGGCGGTCAAGGAGGTGCGTCCGGTGACCATCGCGACGTACCAAGTGCTCACCATGAAACGCGGCGGACTGCATCCGCATCTGGAGCTTCTGGACGCCAACGACTGGGGTTTGATCGTCTACGACGAGGTGCATCTGCTGCCGGCCCCGGTATTCCGGATGACTGCCGATCTGCAGGCCCGACGCCGGCTGGGCTTGACCGCGACGCTGGTCCGCGAGGACGGCCGGGAAGGCGAGGTCTTTTCGCTGATCGGACCGAAGCGTTACGACGCGCCCTGGAAGGACATCGAAGCGCAAGGCTACATCGCCCCGGCAGATTGTGTGGAAGTCCGGGTGGATCTGCCCAAAGACGAACGAATGGCCTATGCGATGGCCGAAGACGCCGACAAGTACCGGCTCTGCGCCACCTCGCTGACCAAAACCGATGTGGTCGAGGAACTCGTCGCAGCGCACCGGGATGAGCAGCTGCTGGTGATCGGCCAGTACATCGACCAGCTCGATGAAATCGGGGAACGGATCGGCGCCCCGGTGATCAAAGGCGAGACCCCGGTGAAAGAGCGGCAGCGTCTGTTCGACGCCTTCCGGGCCGGAGAAGTGCACACCCTGGTGGTTTCGAAAGTCGCCAATTTCTCGATCGATCTGCCGGAAGCGTCAGTGGCGATCCAGGTCTCGGGATCCTTCGGCTCGCGGCAGGAAGAAGCGCAACGCCTGGGCCGGTTGCTCCGCCCGAAAGCCGATGGCCGGTCCGCGCGCTTCTACACCCTGGTGGCCAGGGACACCATCGACCAGGACTTCGCTGCGAAACGGCAACGGTTCCTGGCCGAGCAGGGTTACGCCTATCGGATCATGGACGTCAAAGACTTGCCGAAGTAA